The proteins below are encoded in one region of Oreochromis niloticus isolate F11D_XX linkage group LG6, O_niloticus_UMD_NMBU, whole genome shotgun sequence:
- the LOC112847091 gene encoding piggyBac transposable element-derived protein 4-like → MLHSIQEWTIQHAQQTEDVHWFMDLPELMAFISIVILRGVTSVPSLRDCWSANLGNPQIIGTMLRNRFQDIMQHLRFDDRSTRSDRAKTDKFAAISSVWGSFVTNCITCYNPGLHITVDEQLFPSKTRCCFLQYIASKPDKFGIKFWVACDLKSKYICNVLPYLGKDPNRPSGERLSENVVMRLMEPFLDKGRNVTMDNFFTSLSLAQKILRWKTTILGTVNKIRREIPQSARYRDRNEFTTQVFSTSVATLTAYAAKQKKTVYILSSMHSVVQTDNTTKRKPNTVTLYNTTKCGVDVMDQIVREYTVRRGTRRWPVAVFYNMIDMAALNAHVLYQACTGTQERWVDFLVQLAKELAYCRIAGKKETDSASAIVDFVKAKAAAQRLSQHADK, encoded by the exons ATGCTTCATAGCATTCAAGAATGGACTATTCAACATGCACAGCAAACGGAGGATGTTCATTGGTTCATGGACCTCCCTGAACTAATGGCATTTATTTCAATTGTCATCTTGCGGGGGGTTACTAGTGTTCCATCACTACGTGACTGCTGGTCAGCAAACCTGGGAAACCCACAGATCATTGGAACTATGCTGCGTAACCGCTTCCAAGACATCATGCAACACCTACGCTTTGATGACAGGTCCACCCGCAGTGATCGAGCAAAGACTGATAAGTTCGCTGCAATTTCCAGTGTGTGGGGATCATTTGTCACCAACTGCATCACGTGCTACAACCCTGGTCTACATATCACCGTTGATGAACAGCTCTTCCCATCAAAGACTCGGTgctgtttcctgcagtatattgcAAGTAAACCTGACAAGTTTGGGATCAAGTTTTGGGTGGCCTGCGACCTAAAATCCAAGTACATTTGCAATGTCCTCCCATATCTTGGCAAGGACCCCAATCGTCCCAGTGGGGAGAGACTGTCTGAGAATGTAGTGATGAGGCTGATGGAACCATTCCTAGACAAGGGCAGAAATGTTACCATGGACAATTTCTTCACATCGCTTTCACTTGCGCAAAAAATTCTTAGATGGAAAACCACCATCCTCGGCACAGTCAACAAGATTCGCCGGGAAATTCCTCAATCCGCTAGATACAGAGATCGCAATGAATTcaccactcag GTGTTTTCAACCTCTGTTGCCACGCTGACGGCGTATGCGgccaaacagaagaagacagtctatattcttagcagcatgcacagcgtggttcagactgataacaccaccaaaaggaagccaaacactgtcacCCTTTACAACACCACAAAGTGTGGTGTGGATGTGATGGACCAGATAGTGCGGGAGTACACGGTCCGCAGAGGAACACGGCGCTGGCCAGTTGCCGTGTTCTATAACATGATTGACatggcagcactgaatgcacatgtgctgtatcaAGCATGCACCGGGACGCAGGAAAGATGGGTGGACTTCCTGGTGCAGCTTGCAAAAGAGTTGGCTTACTGTCGTATAGCtgggaagaag